A DNA window from Anastrepha obliqua isolate idAnaObli1 chromosome 5, idAnaObli1_1.0, whole genome shotgun sequence contains the following coding sequences:
- the LOC129248368 gene encoding nucleolar protein 10: MFVNEVNDVKIYNLSAGKSVPEWLTDRRKRSQLMKKVDSRRQIELIQDFDMPGVCTSIRLSPDHQYILATGTYKPRVKCFEVCNLSIKFERCFDSEVTTFEAISEDYSKLVFLQCDRFVEIHSASGRHYRLRIPRFGRDMKYHKPSCDLFIVGTTREVYRLNLERGQFLQPYETDASCINACDINPEHQLLMVGSKEGMVEAWDPRSKTRVGTLDVAIKLPGTKTFPSVSALKYKNGLQMGVGTASGHVLLYDIRSREPLLIKDHLNKVPVKRIAFNPNHQTVYSMDDAMLKLWDENTGKQVAYIESTTSFNDFCTIPDTGMFFLAQEDVKMLTYYVPSMGPAPRWCSFLDNLTEEIESEVVENMYDDYQFVTQKELEELGLDHLIGSNLLKGYMHGYFVDARLYNKAKTVADPFAFERFRKEKIRKEIESERKSRLQIKSNLPKVNQDLALKIMDEQSNSTKAAKAPNLLEDTRFKAMFENPEFAINKSAEEYKLLAPVLNRLEKSKLKEIKRRVEVARVAELHADEAKPHEESDNDEDLFGFEKNDGDNDDHSTAEESSDDEGMRDFTKEMKKAYKDVKRQREEEEIAENEREVEEEANSDNEQQANSTTTQTNNQRRSSVKMTALEDNNLKLSEMRSKIMKISLKDRVRFNEATSANVTTIGRSLGNRQMTFDMKKKPTKDEKKREFLMKKHREERKKVIRPITALKLKKVNFK; the protein is encoded by the exons ATGTTCGTCAACGAAGTGAATGATGTGAaaatatacaacttaagcgctgGGAAATCGGTGCCAGAA TGGTTAACAGATCGCCGAAAGCGTTCCCAGTTAATGAAGAAAGTCGATTCACGCCGACAAATCGAGTTGATACAGGATTTCGATATGCCCGGCGTCTGTACGTCAATACGTTTGAGTCCCGATCATCAGTACATTTTGGCAACAGGCACCTATAAACCGCGCGTCAAATGCTTTGAAGTGTGCAATTTATCCATTAAATTCGAGCGTTGCTTTGATTCGGAAGTGACAACCTTTGAAGCTATTAGTGAGGATTACAGCAAATTG GTGTTTTTGCAATGTGATCGTTTTGTAGAAATTCATTCTGCCTCTGGTCGTCATTACCGTTTGCGTATACCGCGCTTTGGACGTGATATGAAGTACCATAAACCATCTTGTGATCTCTTCATTGTGGGCACAACGCGC GAAGTTTATCGCCTAAACTTAGAGCGTGGCCAATTCTTACAACCTTATGAAACTGATGCGAGTTGCATAAACGCTTGTGATATTAATCCCGAGCATCAACTGCTTATGGTTGGTAGCAAAGAGGGTATGGTGGAAGCCTGGGATCCACGCAGCAAAACGCGCGTTGGTACATTAGATGTAGCAATTAAATTGCCAGGCACCAAAACGTTTCCCTCTGTATCTGCTTTAAAATATAAGAATGGACTGCAAATGGGGGTTGGCACCGCCTCTGGACACGTGCTACTCTATGACATACGTTCGCGAGAGCCACTGCTAATAAAGGATCATTTAAATAAGGTGCCGGTAAAACGTATCGCTTTTAATCCCAACCATCAAACCGTGTACTCAATGGACGATGCAATGCTTAAGTTGTGGGACGAAAATACC GGCAAACAAGTCGCCTACATTGAATCCACTACATCCTTTAATGATTTCTGCACCATTCCTGATACGGGCATGTTTTTCCTCGCACAAGAAGATGTGAAAATGCTGACGTACTATGTGCCCTCAATGGGTCCAGCACCGCGCTGGTGTTCGTTCTTAGATAACCTCACTGAAGAAATAGAATCGGAAGTGGTTGAGAATATGTACGACGACTACCAGTTTGTAACACAAAAGGAATTGGAAGAATTGGGCTTGGATCATTTGATTGGCAGTAATCTATTGAAAGGCTACATGCAcgg TTATTTCGTTGATGCTCGTTTATATAACAAAGCCAAAACTGTCGCCGATCCATTCGCTTTTGAACGCTTCCGTAAAGAAAAGATACGCAAAGAAATTGAAAGCGAGCGCAAATCACGTCTACAAATCAAATCTAATCTTCCAAAAGTCAATCAAGATTTGGCGCTTAAAATTATGGACGAACAGTCGAACAGCACCAAAGCGGCCAAAGCACCGAATCTTCTTGAAGATACACGTTTCAAGGCGATGTTCGAAAATCCTGAGTTTGCTATTAACAAGAGTGCTGAAGAATATAAACTGTTGGCGCCTGTGCTAAATCGTCTAGAAAAATCTAAGCTAAAAGAGATTAAAAGACGTGTCGAAGTTGCACGCGTAGCTGAGCTGCACGCTGACGAAGCGAAGCCGCACGAGGAAAGTGACAACGATGAGGATCTTTTCggtttcgaaaaaaatgacGGCGATAATGATGATCATTCAACTGCCGAAGAATCTTCCGATGATGAGGGAATGCGTGACTTcacgaaagaaatgaaaaaggcATACAAAGATGTGAAGCGCCAACGTGAAGAGGAAGAAATTGCGGAAAATGAGCGCGAAGTTGAGGAAGAGGCCAACAGCGATAATGAGCAGCAAGCTAACTCGACAACCACACAAACAAATAATCAACGTAGAAGTAGCGTCAAGATGACGGCACTGGAAGACAACAACCTCAAACTAAGTGAAATGCGTAGCAAGATAATGAAAATCAGTCTAAAAGACCGGGTGAGATTCAATGAAGCCACCAGCGCTAATGTGACAACGATTGGGCGTTCATTGGGTAACCGGCAGATGACATTCGATATGAAAAAGAAGCCGACAAAGGACGAGAAGAAGCGGgagtttttaatgaaaaaacacCGGGAGGAGCGCAAAAAAGTCATACGGCCAATAACCGCGTTGAAGTTGAAAAAGGTTAACTTTAAGTGA
- the LOC129248003 gene encoding ras-related protein Rab-14, with product MSSAPYNYNYIFKYIIIGDMGVGKSCLLHQFTEKKFMANCPHTIGVEFGTRIIEVDDKKIKLQIWDTAGQERFRAVTRSYYRGAAGALMVYDITRRSTYNHLSSWLTDTRNLTNPNTVIFLIGNKSDLESTREVTYEEAKEFADENGLMFLEASAMSGQNVEEAFLETARKIYQNIQEGRLDLNASESGVQHRPSQPGRTSLTNEAPNTKDQCSC from the exons ATGTCGTCAGCACCTTACAACTATAActatatttttaagtatataaTCATCGGTGATATGGGAGTAGGCAAGTCATGTCTGCTTCATCAGTTCACAGAGAAGAAAT TTATGGCGAATTGCCCACACACGATTGGTGTGGAGTTCGGTACGCGCATCATTGAGGTAGATGATAAGAAAATCAAATTGCAAATCTGGGACACTGCGGGTCAAGAGCGTTTTCGTGCCGTAACACGTTCGTACTATCGTGGTGCCGCTGGTGCGTTAATGGTATACGATATTACTAGAAG ATCTACTTATAATCATCTCAGTAGTTGGTTAACTGACACACGTAATCTCACAAATCCAAATACTGTGATCTTTTTAATTGGCAACAAATCAGACCTTGAAAGTACACGCGAGGTAACATACGAAGAGGCCAAAGAGTTTGCCGATGAAAATGGTTTAATGTTTTTGGAAGCAAGCGCTATGAG TGGTCAAAATGTTGAAGAAGCATTTCTCGAAACCGCacgtaaaatatatcaaaacatTCAAGAAGGTCGACTCGATTTGAATGCTTCCGAATCGGGCGTACAACATCGACCTTCACAGCCGGGACGAACTTCGCTAACAAACGAAGCACCAAATACAAAAGATCAATGCTCATGTTAA